From one Plantibacter flavus genomic stretch:
- a CDS encoding Gfo/Idh/MocA family protein: protein MSESDRKLRVAVVGAGRWAVRSHIPGWQRDPRVEVVALAEIDEEALASAAAEFGVERAVTDYRELIDDPEIDVIDVATGNAMHFEISMAAIAAGKHVLCEKPVNSDYTETRRAAALAAERGVKTKLGFTFRFAPAIQYAKHLIDQGFIGEPYIFNGYEQNSQWIDPKTPLRQVDPDADPEVIAVSSIEGYGAPIIDIMHWWLDAPMTSVVGTMRNFVPERMVRDTGAMQRMNIDDGDMWIAEFEQGRLASIQSSYVTVGNFPGIEARIYGSEGAIIVRLVEEAGICQTIKVAKKDQVEFEELEIPQEFFPEGGASTEPWPFLFYSNLCKDFATEILSGEDFNQGNFDQGALVQETINAFELSFRTRAWCDFPLALAPSDANDAEAARA, encoded by the coding sequence ATGTCCGAGTCCGATCGCAAGCTCCGAGTCGCCGTCGTCGGTGCCGGCCGCTGGGCCGTCCGCTCCCACATCCCCGGCTGGCAGCGCGACCCGCGTGTCGAGGTCGTCGCGCTCGCCGAGATCGACGAGGAGGCGCTCGCGTCGGCGGCCGCGGAGTTCGGCGTCGAGCGTGCCGTGACCGACTACCGCGAACTGATCGACGACCCCGAAATCGACGTCATCGACGTCGCGACCGGCAACGCCATGCACTTCGAGATCTCCATGGCGGCCATCGCGGCGGGCAAGCACGTCCTCTGCGAGAAGCCCGTCAACAGCGACTACACCGAGACCCGGCGCGCCGCGGCGCTCGCCGCCGAGCGTGGCGTCAAGACGAAGCTGGGCTTCACCTTCCGCTTCGCCCCCGCCATCCAGTACGCGAAGCACCTCATCGACCAGGGGTTCATCGGCGAGCCCTACATCTTCAACGGCTACGAGCAGAACAGCCAGTGGATCGATCCGAAGACGCCGCTGCGTCAGGTGGACCCGGACGCCGACCCCGAGGTCATCGCCGTCTCCTCCATCGAGGGCTACGGCGCGCCGATCATCGACATCATGCACTGGTGGCTCGACGCGCCCATGACGAGCGTCGTCGGGACGATGCGCAACTTCGTCCCGGAGCGGATGGTCCGCGACACGGGCGCGATGCAGCGGATGAACATCGACGACGGCGACATGTGGATCGCCGAGTTCGAGCAGGGCCGTCTGGCGTCGATCCAGTCGTCCTACGTCACCGTCGGCAACTTCCCCGGCATCGAGGCCCGCATCTACGGTTCGGAGGGCGCGATCATCGTCCGCCTCGTCGAGGAGGCGGGTATCTGCCAGACGATCAAGGTCGCGAAGAAGGACCAGGTCGAATTCGAGGAGCTCGAGATCCCCCAGGAGTTCTTCCCCGAGGGTGGGGCGTCCACCGAGCCCTGGCCGTTCCTCTTCTACTCGAACCTCTGCAAGGACTTCGCCACCGAGATCCTCTCCGGTGAGGACTTCAACCAGGGCAACTTCGACCAGGGCGCGCTCGTCCAGGAGACGATCAACGCGTTCGAGCTGTCCTTCCGCACCCGCGCCTGGTGCGACTTCCCCCTCGCGCTCGCCCCGTCGGACGCGAACGACGCCGAGGCGGCCCGCGCGTGA
- a CDS encoding ABC transporter permease, which translates to MSEALPPVIGQGVDLAATDDDRPMRAREVLRSLRRDPAAFVSLIVLLLIALIAVLAPLITPHDPLQTYNDIGLGPQGQPLPPGTPGFLLGTDALGRDVLSRLISGTQVSLVIGIVANGLATIVGVTVGVIAGYFGGIVEAVLMRITDVVISFPILLLCTALIAVTTRSTTNVIIVIALIYWTTLARIIRGMVISLKHREFVVATRTLGVGHLRIMWKHIIPHLLPAIIVYATLGVASSILIESALSFLGIGVPIPQASWGQMISDGSTYFQIAPWMLFIPGICLIVTVMAFNLVGDWLSEMLDSAAPMAR; encoded by the coding sequence ATGAGTGAAGCACTGCCTCCCGTCATCGGCCAGGGTGTCGACCTGGCGGCGACCGACGATGACCGACCGATGCGCGCCCGCGAGGTGCTGCGCAGTCTCCGACGCGACCCCGCGGCGTTCGTGTCGCTCATCGTGCTGCTCCTCATCGCGCTCATCGCGGTGCTGGCTCCGCTCATCACGCCCCACGACCCGTTGCAGACCTACAACGACATCGGACTCGGGCCGCAGGGGCAGCCGCTCCCGCCCGGGACGCCCGGGTTCCTCCTGGGGACCGATGCGCTCGGTCGCGACGTGCTCTCGCGGCTCATCTCGGGCACGCAGGTGTCCCTCGTGATCGGGATCGTGGCCAACGGACTCGCGACGATCGTCGGGGTGACGGTCGGGGTGATCGCCGGCTACTTCGGCGGCATCGTCGAGGCGGTGCTCATGCGCATCACCGACGTCGTCATCTCCTTCCCGATCCTCCTGCTCTGCACGGCCCTCATCGCGGTCACGACCCGGAGTACCACGAACGTCATCATCGTCATCGCCCTCATCTACTGGACGACGCTCGCCCGCATCATCCGCGGCATGGTCATCTCCCTGAAGCACCGCGAGTTCGTCGTCGCGACCAGGACGCTCGGTGTCGGGCACCTCCGCATCATGTGGAAGCACATCATCCCGCACCTGCTGCCGGCGATCATCGTGTACGCCACGCTCGGCGTCGCCTCCTCGATCCTCATCGAGAGCGCCCTGTCGTTCCTCGGCATCGGTGTCCCGATCCCGCAGGCCTCGTGGGGGCAGATGATCTCCGACGGGAGCACCTACTTCCAGATCGCCCCCTGGATGCTCTTCATCCCCGGCATCTGCCTGATCGTGACGGTGATGGCGTTCAACCTCGTCGGCGACTGGTTGTCCGAGATGCTCGACTCAGCTGCACCGATGGCGAGGTAG
- a CDS encoding TldD/PmbA family protein, whose protein sequence is MTSADTVAPLAAVDAAAHAWGELADDGTAATMLTRVLAALDVPGVGYADARLIEAEEVRLYSTLESGLDERIEHNLGVGVRVLFNGSWGFASVPIDDADDLTLAAHRALANARNADRVSDAYRTELPPMPAVSGRYATDVVLDPFAVSASTRQALLGDILSAASAPVEVVMAQAGLNAKRQHRHFANTEGSMQHQHLIESGAMALVNAVGNGTMQRRSFPNSFHGNTAQAGWEYVEGLRMVEEADRIGREAVELLTAPLAPQGTADVIIGPAQMALQIHESTGHALELDRILGDEANYAGTSFIGPDAVGSLRYGSEAVNITSDPTVPGTRGSFAFDDEGVPASRQPLISEGIIRNFLSTRDSAARIGVPSIGAARSDGWGYTPVCFATNVFLEPGSGSTEELQERLGDGYYIDDNRSWSIDERRHNFQFGTEVAYEVKNGRRGRLLRGFSYGGTTPEFWQSVEAVAGPEEFKAFGMPCGKGEPKQWGFLGHGASPTLVRNLRIGVDR, encoded by the coding sequence GTGACGAGCGCCGACACGGTCGCGCCGCTCGCCGCGGTGGACGCCGCGGCCCACGCCTGGGGTGAACTCGCGGACGATGGGACCGCGGCGACCATGCTCACCAGGGTGCTCGCCGCCCTGGACGTCCCGGGGGTCGGCTACGCCGATGCGCGACTCATCGAGGCCGAGGAGGTGCGCCTCTACTCCACCCTCGAGTCCGGTCTGGACGAGCGGATCGAGCACAACCTCGGCGTCGGTGTCCGGGTGCTGTTCAACGGCAGTTGGGGGTTCGCCTCCGTGCCGATCGACGACGCCGACGACCTCACGCTCGCCGCGCACCGGGCGCTCGCCAACGCGCGGAACGCCGACCGGGTGTCCGACGCGTACCGCACCGAGCTGCCACCGATGCCGGCGGTGAGCGGTCGGTACGCGACCGACGTCGTGCTCGACCCCTTCGCGGTGTCGGCGTCGACGCGGCAGGCGCTGCTCGGCGACATCCTGAGCGCGGCCAGCGCGCCCGTCGAAGTCGTCATGGCGCAGGCCGGCCTGAATGCGAAACGGCAGCATCGGCACTTCGCCAACACCGAGGGCTCGATGCAGCACCAGCACCTCATCGAGAGCGGGGCTATGGCGCTCGTGAACGCGGTCGGCAACGGCACGATGCAGCGTCGATCCTTCCCGAACTCGTTCCACGGCAACACCGCGCAGGCGGGATGGGAGTACGTGGAGGGGCTCCGGATGGTCGAGGAGGCCGACCGGATCGGACGCGAGGCCGTCGAACTGCTGACCGCGCCGCTCGCGCCGCAGGGCACGGCCGACGTCATCATCGGGCCCGCCCAGATGGCGCTGCAGATCCACGAGTCGACGGGTCACGCCCTGGAACTCGACCGGATCCTCGGTGACGAGGCGAACTACGCCGGCACCTCCTTCATCGGACCCGATGCGGTCGGTTCGCTCCGCTACGGTTCCGAGGCGGTGAACATCACGTCCGACCCGACGGTGCCCGGCACGCGGGGTTCCTTCGCGTTCGACGACGAGGGTGTCCCGGCCTCCCGGCAACCGCTGATCTCGGAGGGGATCATCCGCAACTTCCTCTCCACGCGGGACTCCGCCGCCCGGATCGGGGTGCCGTCGATCGGGGCCGCGCGCTCCGACGGGTGGGGGTACACCCCGGTCTGCTTCGCGACGAACGTGTTCCTCGAGCCCGGCAGCGGGTCGACCGAGGAACTCCAGGAGCGTCTCGGGGACGGGTACTACATCGACGACAACCGCAGCTGGTCGATCGACGAGCGGCGTCACAACTTCCAGTTCGGCACCGAGGTGGCGTACGAGGTGAAGAACGGCCGTCGGGGTCGCCTCCTCCGCGGCTTCTCCTACGGCGGTACGACGCCCGAGTTCTGGCAGTCCGTCGAAGCGGTCGCGGGACCGGAGGAGTTCAAGGCCTTCGGCATGCCCTGCGGCAAGGGCGAACCCAAGCAATGGGGGTTCCTCGGGCACGGCGCCTCGCCGACGCTCGTGCGGAACCTCCGGATCGGAGTGGACCGATGA
- a CDS encoding ABC transporter permease: MFWWLARRLGQMALVLFGVVSLAFLLVYAVPADPAATLAGPNASAETIASIRAQLGLDAPLWEQYLGFIGRLLSGDLGTSYVLRETSVFERIVSALPTTVLVAIGGLVWQIILGVPAGIYAAYRRGGWVDRTVTFVSLIGLSAPSFWLGLLLIYYFAFSWGLFPLNGLGDPIIWYLVLPTFTLGSGGGAWYARMTRTNMIETLDSPFVRMARAKGMPERTILWRHCFRHVAIPLVTMIGLDFGYFLGGVVIVETVFGLNGIGRLAFDAISNLDTPMIVGTVLFSALFIVVVNFIVDLLYSVIDPRVRLQRA; this comes from the coding sequence GTGTTCTGGTGGCTTGCACGACGACTCGGCCAGATGGCCCTCGTCCTCTTCGGGGTGGTCAGCCTCGCGTTCCTCCTCGTCTACGCCGTCCCCGCGGACCCGGCGGCGACCCTCGCCGGGCCGAACGCGAGTGCCGAGACGATCGCATCCATCCGCGCACAGCTCGGCCTCGACGCCCCGCTGTGGGAGCAGTACCTCGGGTTCATCGGCCGGCTCCTGAGCGGCGATCTCGGCACCTCGTACGTCCTGCGGGAGACGAGTGTGTTCGAGCGGATCGTCTCCGCTCTGCCGACGACGGTCCTCGTAGCGATCGGCGGGCTCGTCTGGCAGATCATCCTCGGTGTCCCGGCCGGCATCTACGCCGCCTACCGTCGCGGTGGCTGGGTCGACCGCACGGTGACCTTCGTCTCGCTGATCGGACTGTCGGCGCCGTCGTTCTGGCTCGGCCTGCTCCTCATCTACTACTTCGCGTTCAGTTGGGGACTGTTCCCGCTCAACGGGCTCGGTGACCCGATCATCTGGTACCTCGTGCTCCCGACCTTCACGCTCGGGTCGGGCGGCGGTGCCTGGTACGCCCGCATGACGCGGACGAACATGATCGAGACGCTCGACTCGCCGTTCGTCCGGATGGCCAGGGCGAAGGGCATGCCCGAGCGGACCATCCTCTGGCGCCACTGCTTCCGGCACGTCGCGATCCCGCTCGTCACGATGATCGGACTCGACTTCGGATACTTCCTCGGAGGCGTCGTGATCGTCGAGACCGTGTTCGGACTGAACGGCATCGGCCGGCTCGCCTTCGACGCGATCTCCAACCTCGACACCCCGATGATCGTCGGCACCGTGCTCTTCTCGGCCCTCTTCATCGTGGTCGTCAACTTCATCGTCGACCTCCTCTACTCCGTCATCGACCCACGCGTCCGCCTGCAGCGCGCGTGA
- a CDS encoding metallopeptidase TldD-related protein, whose protein sequence is MSDTDSTTTTAFGPVVGGERAAEALEAALRDAPADRIEAFLTGRRGDFTRFAGRRVHQSQAIDEVQIMVRAEVDGRASLAAASSISGLGRAVANASAAAREQARQGLPAAPPRAEPGPVDEPVVSGRTASGALLWGEDTAAWDVGEHVALADRAMAEADRAGGVAAGMFGRAVTEVAFHDRERGTSRYAAATEAQGSLTVRIDDGSSHWKDLSRSSDRLLAAESVERTLSEASAARGRAPLAPGEYDVVLGALAAGEFLDFFGAFGFTGGALASGFGTAATRAGEQAASSLVSVHDDATADLGLPFPFDFQGTTKRDVPFLDHGRVAEVVTDRETAFALGTASTGNFHIAREEAPHAIPMNVILRAADTTELDLIAGVERGVYLQRFWYTRTVDPVRSTITGVTRDACFLIENGRITRPVESQRFTVSVLDSLARVDGVGSVSLSQPLMNVFNGAATAPPLRIRGFALGTAPAPKGATA, encoded by the coding sequence ATGAGTGACACCGACAGCACCACCACGACCGCCTTCGGGCCCGTCGTCGGCGGTGAGCGGGCCGCCGAAGCGCTCGAGGCCGCCCTCCGCGACGCCCCGGCCGACCGCATCGAGGCGTTCCTCACCGGGCGGCGCGGCGACTTCACCCGCTTCGCCGGCCGCCGGGTGCATCAGAGTCAGGCCATCGACGAGGTGCAGATCATGGTCCGCGCCGAGGTCGACGGGCGGGCGTCGCTCGCTGCGGCCAGCTCGATCTCCGGGCTCGGCCGGGCGGTCGCGAACGCCAGCGCCGCCGCGCGCGAACAGGCCAGGCAGGGGCTCCCCGCCGCGCCACCGCGAGCCGAACCGGGCCCTGTCGACGAGCCGGTCGTGTCGGGTCGCACCGCGTCCGGCGCCCTGCTCTGGGGCGAGGACACGGCGGCCTGGGACGTCGGCGAGCACGTCGCCCTCGCCGACCGGGCGATGGCGGAGGCCGATCGCGCCGGTGGTGTGGCCGCAGGCATGTTCGGCCGGGCGGTCACGGAGGTCGCCTTCCACGACCGCGAGCGCGGGACCTCCCGGTACGCCGCGGCGACCGAGGCGCAGGGTTCCCTGACCGTCCGCATCGACGACGGTTCCTCCCACTGGAAGGACCTCTCCCGGTCGTCGGACCGCCTGCTGGCGGCGGAGTCCGTCGAGCGGACGCTCTCGGAGGCGTCCGCCGCCCGGGGTCGCGCCCCGCTCGCCCCCGGCGAGTACGACGTCGTGCTCGGGGCGCTCGCCGCCGGAGAGTTCCTCGACTTCTTCGGCGCCTTCGGGTTCACGGGCGGAGCCCTCGCCTCGGGATTCGGCACGGCCGCGACCCGCGCCGGGGAGCAGGCGGCCTCGTCGCTCGTCTCGGTGCACGACGACGCGACGGCCGACCTCGGACTGCCGTTCCCGTTCGACTTCCAGGGCACCACGAAGCGCGACGTCCCGTTCCTCGACCACGGCCGGGTCGCGGAGGTCGTCACCGACCGGGAGACCGCCTTCGCGCTCGGGACGGCATCGACCGGCAACTTCCACATCGCCCGGGAGGAGGCGCCCCATGCGATCCCGATGAACGTCATCCTCCGTGCAGCCGACACGACCGAGCTCGACCTCATCGCGGGCGTCGAGCGCGGGGTGTACCTGCAGCGCTTCTGGTACACGCGCACCGTCGATCCGGTCCGCTCCACGATCACAGGGGTCACGCGCGACGCGTGCTTCCTCATCGAGAACGGTCGCATCACGCGGCCGGTCGAGTCGCAGCGCTTCACGGTGAGCGTGCTCGACAGTCTCGCGCGGGTCGACGGCGTCGGATCGGTCTCGCTGAGCCAGCCGCTCATGAACGTGTTCAACGGTGCCGCGACCGCGCCACCACTCCGCATCCGCGGCTTCGCCCTCGGCACCGCACCGGCCCCGAAGGGAGCGACGGCATGA